The Vibrio penaeicida sequence CATAGCACTAAAGCACAGCGAAAGAGTCACTAAGTTGATCACGGTAGCCAGCTCGCCAAAATTTGCAGCCGAAAAGCCTTGGCGTGGCATTCAGCCTAATGTACTGACCTTATTTACAGAGCAGTTGGTTGAGGATTTCCAGCAAACTGTTGAACGTTTCATGGCACTCCAAGCTATGGGTAGCCCATCCGCTCGCCAAGATGTGAAGCAATTAAAACAAGCGGTGCTTTCACGTCCACTGCCCGATCCTAAGGTGCTACTAGCGGGGTTAGATATGTTAGCGAATATTGATCTCCGCTCCGATGTCGCTGAGATTAAGGTGCCTTATCTGCGAGTATACGGGCGCTTGGACGGGCTGGTCCCCATTAAAGTTGCCAAAGACATGCAAACATGGGCACCCAACAGTCATCAGCACACGTTTGAACAATCATCACACGCCCCTTTTATGACAGAGCTCGAACTGTTTTGTGAAAAGATCACCGACTTCTGTAAATAAATTGAACAATCTGCCGTTATAAGTGTAAGCAGGCTAAACTGTAACCAGATTGGTTTTGCCATTGCCATTATTGGCAAGAGGTCGTGAGACTCCTTATATGTACCTGTTTCACGGCAATGTTACCGTTGTGGGAGGTTTGTTATGTTAGTGAACCCGACCAGTGCCAGCGTTCCGCTGATTGCCCCGTCGGTCAATATACAAACCGAACAAGTTGCACGAGACAATAAAGTCAAAGAGCCTATAGCACCCGCTACAGAATTGACCAAGTCGAGTGCAGAGCGAAAGGCAACGCTAGAGGAAAGGCGTCGAAAACGTGCCGCTTGGAATGCAGAAGACCATCCCGACTACGAGTTGGATTCCGATGCTGAAACTGAGTATCACGAAGAGCCTATCGACAAGCTTGAACGGTTGTTTGATTTAATTGCACTGCAATCCTACAGTGCCCAGCAAGGAAAGGGGTATACCATCCGTTTCCGTTTGCCAGCCAGTGTGCTGAACGATGCGATTAATGAAGGTAAGATGGCGAAACGCCGCACCATTATTAAATACCATTATGGGCATTCTGTCGCGCCTCATACGCCTTCAGAAGTGATTGCGATTACTTAAATCGCCAAATCAAAAAGACCACCGTTTAGGTGGTCTCTTTTTTTAACTTTCTGATTGCTTTTTTACTTTCGAATTGCTTTTTAGCTTTCCGATTGCCGGCTTTCTTGTATGGTCAATTTAACTTCTGTTGGCAATAGCTTTGAAAGCGTTTCTGCCAGCTGCTTTGTCTTTTCCAAATCACATTGTCCGTCTACATCCAAGTAGCCTTGCTCTTTTAGAGTACTAAACAGAGCGGCGAAT is a genomic window containing:
- the bioH gene encoding pimeloyl-ACP methyl ester esterase BioH produces the protein MTTSLYWQSFGQGPDLILLHGWGMNGAVWQQTAERLARHFSVHVVDLPGYGHSHQVHAKNLETIAESILQDAPEKAIWVGWSLGGLVATHIALKHSERVTKLITVASSPKFAAEKPWRGIQPNVLTLFTEQLVEDFQQTVERFMALQAMGSPSARQDVKQLKQAVLSRPLPDPKVLLAGLDMLANIDLRSDVAEIKVPYLRVYGRLDGLVPIKVAKDMQTWAPNSHQHTFEQSSHAPFMTELELFCEKITDFCK
- a CDS encoding ATP-dependent Lon protease codes for the protein MLVNPTSASVPLIAPSVNIQTEQVARDNKVKEPIAPATELTKSSAERKATLEERRRKRAAWNAEDHPDYELDSDAETEYHEEPIDKLERLFDLIALQSYSAQQGKGYTIRFRLPASVLNDAINEGKMAKRRTIIKYHYGHSVAPHTPSEVIAIT